A stretch of DNA from Candidatus Gastranaerophilales bacterium:
CGGCAGTTGCTTTTTTAGCAGTTTCTGCGGTTTCTTTAACTTCAACAGCTGCTTCTTGAGGAAGGTTTTCTTTTCCGTTAAAAAGAATTGAATCAACCATCACTCTTGAAAACATTTGTCTGTGACCTTGTTTTTTTCTGTAGCCTTTTTTACATCTTTGTTTATATACTAAAATCTTTTTATTTTTTCCGTTTAAAGTAACAGTTCCTTTAACAACCGCGCCCTCAACATAAGGTTGTCCTACTGTTGAATTTGCGCCTGCCAAAATCATGACAACTTTGTCAAATTCCACTTTAGAGTCTTGTTCTACCCCGAGATATTCAACATCAACATATCTGCCTTCTTGAAGCTGATATTGTTTTCCACATGTTTCTACTATTGCTAACATTTTGCGTCCTTTCAATCGGTGGCTGTAGCTTTTTAAGGCATTTTTAGACAGCTTGACCATCTTATACATTTATACATGAAATCCTAACAAGTACAAACTCCCCTGTCAAGCCGTCTTTGCGAACTCTGAAATAAATTCGGTAAACCTCGTGAAGCAATCCTGCGAGCAGG
This window harbors:
- the rplU gene encoding 50S ribosomal protein L21, whose translation is MLAIVETCGKQYQLQEGRYVDVEYLGVEQDSKVEFDKVVMILAGANSTVGQPYVEGAVVKGTVTLNGKNKKILVYKQRCKKGYRKKQGHRQMFSRVMVDSILFNGKENLPQEAAVEVKETAETAKKATAEKKTAKKAVKTEKVKAETKTTAKKTTKKPAAKKAEETKTEE